Part of the Musa acuminata AAA Group cultivar baxijiao chromosome BXJ3-10, Cavendish_Baxijiao_AAA, whole genome shotgun sequence genome, TCTATGAACACAACGTGTGAGACTTGCGGCAGAAGCATTGGCTATTGCTTAGAACAGAGGGAGGTTAAAAGATTGATGTGATTCTGTCAACTGCTGCCACAAACACAGAGTGCGGTCAACACCTGCcaacaaaaatatctctttcgcTTTTGCTGATTTCCTCCTCTCTTTCCTTCGCTGCCCGTCTTCGTCTTCCCCTGCCGAACTCACCAATTTAAGTGCTGCCCTCTCTCTTACGAGCTCCCGGTCCATCTCTGCTCGCCCAAGAACAGCTCCAAGTAGCTCTCCACCCTCCTTTACGAGCCTTACATCCGCTCGTTGTTGCTCCAGATGTCCCACCCAATGTAAGTGGTAATGCAGAAATCGGAAGTCGGCTTCCTCGACTTTGTTGGGTATTTCTCGCTAGATATATTGTAATCTATTCTAGATTTCCTTTGTCTGGATCGGTACACCGACGGGTGAGCTCGAGTGAGCGCTGACTGCTGGGGAGGTGGTGCTTCCTTAGTCGATCGAGGAACAGGGATGAAGATACAGTGCGACGTGTGCGAGAGGGCGACGGCGGCAGTGCTGTGCTGCGCCGACGAGGCCGCGCTCTGCTGGGGTTGTGACGAGAAGGTGCACGCCGCCAACAAACTCGCCGGAATGCACCAGCGAGTCCCCCTCCTGCTCCCCGCCAATTCCAGCTCTTCTTCTTCGCATATCCCCTCCTGTGATATCTGTCAGGTAGCTACCACCCAATCCCTGCTAACGGTTATAATGATGTTCTTCAGCAAAGACCCATAGTCGTCTATGTGTTCTTCACAGTATCTGAGATGGAAATTTCGCTTCTTTTTTGCTCTTGGATTTATTGAGTGGTTTAGTAGATTAAAATCGAGGGAGTTTTATGAATACAATGTTTACTGCAGCTTCCATGCAGTGTTTTATACGCATTCAGTGGGGAAATTAGCCTCTCAAATCCCATGCAGAACTCATAATGCAGCTTTTTTCACTCAAAAaccatttttttctcatttgaacAGTCTACAACTGGATACTAATTTCaaagaaatataattttcatgcTCTTGATCCTACGTCAGGTGGCCTACTTATTCTCttttgtgtatgtatgtatgtaaaatCCTTGGCTGTCCTCTTGGATTGAGAGGAGGCCTCTTTTTGAATCTCTAGAGAGGTATTGCACTTTATTTTGACATGCAGTTCCTTTACTTTCTCTGTAAAGGTTGAGGGGTTGTTTCATGGTTAAAGGTCTCTTGTCATATAAATTAGAACAGGCTTTCAGATCTCGAGATTGGTTGCAGATGCTTTTGTCACCAAAATACTGCACTTGCTACACTTCATCTTATACAAAAGATTTTTTCATCATGTAATCAATTTTGCAAGCAGATCCAACTTGACATTTATTGTAGTATAACTAACATGATGCGATGCTTAAATAAAAAACTTCAAACAATTATGCTAATTTTGATTCCCAGTTAAACTAGATTCAGCATAATGTACATAAAAAAAAGGTTAATGAGCTCTTAATTATTGACATCAGAATGAAAGATGATCCCTACATTGATATAACTTTCAGACACAAATCAGTTGCTTCATAAATATGCGTGTGAAACCTGTAACATAATTCCTCTGCCATACAGTACTTCTTTCTCATTTAATTTTGTTGCTATTGCATTTGTGATAAGGATTAACAAGATGTTTGCTAACTTAGCACTATTAATTCTGTTGTCTAAAGGAACCAACTGCCCATCACAAGATTACAACTAGTTGTCATTTTATTGTGGGGGCTGGTGGGTAGATCTGAGCTTGAATAATAGCAACTGTCAAAAACCTCTTTTCTGCTAACATAATGCAAATTAGATCCATCTTTGGATATGCTCATGGTTGCGTCATTCTGGTAGTTGCTACCTATGTTTGGTGTCGGCCAAGTGATAGAATTATGCATCATCTTTCCTAACCCACTGTTCTTCTTCCTCAGTGGCACTAGAaattgttctttttttcttttggataTGTAAAATGCTGTATATTTGCTCTGAAAAAAAGTGAGACCTGATCCGCTTTGGGCAGCACGGTGAATTCACCTGGCGGGAAAGATGTTTGAAGCTATTGGCTGCACCTAGGAACCGAAAGTGTTAACAGCCCTGATTCAGATTGTTGGGCATAAATAGTGTGTGTCGTGTGGTTTTAGATCTTTCAAGTTAATAGATAGATCTTTTGTTTTTGCCTTTTGTCTTTCGTCTTCTATCTGTTCATAAATGCTATATTCTTTGCATCTGGTTAGAGTAAATTGTTGGATCATTTCACCATCATTGTTGATTTTATCAAGAGGaggtttaaagtttaaactacaTGGGCAGTTTGGTGCCAATGCGGATTGTCATTATGTTTTCTTTTAGATTGCATAGCCTGCAAATTTGTTCTTGGACAAGTTATACTGGTAAATGCACAAGCCTTCATAATCCTCCTACCATTGATGTACAGGagaaagctgggtacttcttctgCTTGGAGGACCGTGCTATGCTCTGTCGGCAGTGCGATGTCACCATCCACACAGCCAGTCCATATGTGTCTTCGCATCGACGGTTTCTGATCACTGGTGTGAGGGTTGGACTTCAAGATAAAATTACCAGCAATAGTAACAACGGTAGCAGTTGCAGCAATAGCAGCAACAGCACTCTCAGATCTGCGGTGTCCATTGATTCAATTGCCGATAAGATGGTCGTGGAGGAAGGTGTTAAGTCACAATGGCCTTGGCATGAGCTTCTTGATAGTTTGGAGTTCGATCAGCGATATCGGCTGTCCAATCCAGGTTCTTTCAGCTAAAACAGTTTGTAAAGAAAATTGTGGCCTTTTATCTTTACAAAAAAAGCAGGAAAGAAAATAAGGTTGCAACTTGAATGATACAGTTCATGGAATTTGTTTGAGTGCTTTGATTCTTTGTTTTGTTCTCTTTGTTGCTGCAGTGGTAGATTTTGTTCAGAAATATCTTCCAGTGATGGCATTATTTGTGAACAGCCTAGATTAATTCAACATAACCGGTGGAGATCAacttttggaacaccatgaaatgTGGACTTAGAAACATGAAATCCACTGATTTGCGGATTAGGAATTAGTTGGTCAACCCAAAAAGAAAGTATCTTCTGCCATAATCACTCAGCATGATGGATGATGGGTCCATTGATGAACTCAAGATGGAAGTGATTGATGGCAATTTG contains:
- the LOC135583789 gene encoding B-box zinc finger protein 22-like; its protein translation is MKIQCDVCERATAAVLCCADEAALCWGCDEKVHAANKLAGMHQRVPLLLPANSSSSSSHIPSCDICQEKAGYFFCLEDRAMLCRQCDVTIHTASPYVSSHRRFLITGVRVGLQDKITSNSNNGSSCSNSSNSTLRSAVSIDSIADKMVVEEGVKSQWPWHELLDSLEFDQRYRLSNPGSFS